The Dendropsophus ebraccatus isolate aDenEbr1 chromosome 10, aDenEbr1.pat, whole genome shotgun sequence genome has a segment encoding these proteins:
- the POU3F4 gene encoding POU domain, class 3, transcription factor 4 encodes MATAASNPYSILSSTSLVHADSAGMQQGSPFRNPQKLLQSDYLQGVPSNGHPLGHHWMSSLGDGNPWSTSLASSPLDQQDIKPGREDLQLGTIIHHRSPHVSHHSPHTNHPNAWGASPAHNPSSAQAINVYSQPGFTVSGMLDHGGLTPPPQTVTTQSLHPVLRGETTDHGDLASHHCQDHSDEETPTSDELEQFAKQFKQRRIKLGFTQADVGLALGTLYGNVFSQTTICRFEALQLSFKNMCKLKPLLNKWLEEADSSTGSPTSIDKIAAQGRKRKKRTSIEVSVKGVLETHFLKCPKPAAQEISSLADSLQLEKEVVRVWFCNRRQKEKRMTPPGDPQPHEVFSHNVKTDTSCHDL; translated from the coding sequence ATGGCCACAGCTGCCTCCAATCCCTACAGCATCCTGAGCAGCACATCCCTGGTCCATGCAGACTCGGCGGGCATGCAGCAGGGGAGCCCCTTCAGGAACCCCCAAAAACTGCTCCAAAgtgactacctgcagggggtgcCCAGCAATGGCCACCCCCTGGGACACCACTGGATGAGCAGCCTGGGCGATGGCAACCCTTGGTCTACAAGTTTGGCCAGCAGCCCCCTGGACCAACAGGACATTAAACCAGGCAGAGAAGACCTTCAGCTGGGCACCATCATCCATCACAGGTCCCCCCATGTCAGCCATCACTCCCCCCATACCAACCACCCCAATGCCTGGGGGGCCAGCCCAGCTCACAACCCCTCCAGTGCCCAGGCCATCAATGTCTACTCGCAGCCTGGCTTCACGGTGAGTGGCATGCTGGACCATGGTGGGCTCACCCCTCCTCCACAGACTGTGACCACGCAGAGCCTGCACCCTGTGCTTAGAGGGGAGACCACCGACCATGGGGACCTGGCCTCCCACCACTGCCAGGACCATTCCGACGAGGAGACCCCCACCTCAGACGAGTTGGAACAGTTTGCCAAGCAGTTTAAACAAAGACGCATCAAGCTGGGCTTCACCCAGGCAGATGTGGGGCTGGCACTGGGGACCCTCTATGGCAATGTCTTCTCCCAGACCACCATCTGCAGGTTCGAGGCGCTGCAGCTCAGCTTTAAGAACATGTGCAAGCTAAAGCCACTGCTGAACAAGTGGCTGGAGGAGGCTGACTCCTCTACAGGTAGCCCCACCAGCATCGACAAGATAGCAGCCcagggcaggaagaggaagaagaggacctcCATAGAGGTGAGTGTCAAGGGGGTCCTGGAGACCCATTTCCTGAAATGCCCCAAACCAGCCGCCCAGGAGATCTCGTCCCTGGCAGACAGCCTCCAGCTGGAGAAAGAAGTGGTCCGGGTCTGGTTCTGTAACAGAAGACAAAAGGAGAAAAGGATGACCCCACCGGGGGACCCCCAACCCCACGAGGTCTTCTCCCACAATGTCAAAACAGACACGTCCTGTCACGACCTCTGA